A genomic region of bacterium contains the following coding sequences:
- a CDS encoding DUF3369 domain-containing protein, with translation MTTQNDGIPLDLDEVIFAAEDPAGPPDAPVPGWKLLIADDDEEVHALTRLVLSGFTFEGRSLSFVSAYSGRETVERMREHPDTALVLLDVVMERDDAGLQAVRQIREDLGNRFVRIILRTGQPGQAPEQEVVSSYDINDYKAKTELTAQKLFTAVTAALRAYRDVRTIEQHRVGFEMISRLSGRLFEHAEPLGFRRGALRHFAEILGASCGEDVAVSGLTTVRFDRRCVILEGVGAYEGLQGRFVSEACREELHARLRTSRGGEADVFGDDWYAGLFAAAQETYGYIYLESSSPLPELARSLMRSYAANVRVALQNLHLNLEVVETQREMIHTLGEVVESRSQETAHHVKRVARQSYRLARLAGLDEERAQLLQMAAPLHDVGKIAIPDAVLNKPGRLTDEERSLMMTHAELGHQILAGSNREVFQTAALVALQHHEKWDGTGYPRGLRGEEIDIFGRIVGLVDVFDALRHERAYKPAFPLEKCVEILKQDSGRHFDPRLVGLFLAHLDEFTSECGAVGAPTATDEAVEELLAV, from the coding sequence ATGACGACGCAGAATGACGGGATCCCGCTGGATCTCGACGAGGTGATTTTCGCCGCCGAAGATCCCGCCGGGCCGCCGGACGCGCCGGTCCCGGGCTGGAAACTGCTGATCGCCGACGACGACGAGGAGGTGCACGCCCTCACGCGCCTGGTGCTCTCGGGCTTCACCTTCGAGGGCCGCAGCCTGTCGTTCGTCAGCGCCTATTCCGGCCGCGAGACGGTGGAGCGGATGCGCGAGCACCCGGACACCGCCCTGGTCCTGCTCGACGTGGTGATGGAGCGGGACGACGCGGGCCTGCAGGCCGTCCGGCAGATCCGCGAGGACCTGGGCAACCGCTTCGTGCGCATCATCCTGCGGACGGGGCAGCCCGGGCAGGCCCCCGAGCAGGAGGTCGTCTCCTCCTACGACATCAACGACTACAAGGCCAAGACCGAGCTGACGGCCCAGAAGCTCTTCACCGCCGTCACGGCCGCCCTGCGCGCCTACCGCGACGTGCGCACCATCGAGCAGCACCGGGTCGGCTTCGAGATGATCAGCCGCCTGTCGGGGCGGCTCTTCGAGCACGCCGAGCCGCTGGGGTTCCGGCGGGGCGCCCTGCGGCACTTCGCCGAGATCCTCGGCGCCAGCTGCGGCGAGGACGTCGCCGTCTCCGGCCTCACGACCGTGCGCTTCGACCGGCGCTGCGTGATCCTGGAGGGGGTGGGCGCCTACGAAGGCCTGCAGGGGCGCTTCGTCTCCGAAGCGTGCCGCGAAGAACTGCACGCGCGGTTGCGCACCAGCCGCGGCGGCGAGGCCGACGTCTTCGGCGACGACTGGTACGCGGGGCTCTTCGCCGCCGCCCAGGAGACCTACGGCTACATCTACCTCGAGTCGAGCTCCCCGTTGCCGGAGCTGGCCCGGAGCCTGATGCGCTCCTACGCGGCCAACGTGCGCGTGGCGCTGCAGAACCTGCACCTGAACCTCGAGGTCGTCGAGACCCAGCGCGAGATGATCCACACCCTCGGCGAGGTCGTCGAGAGCCGCTCGCAGGAGACCGCCCACCACGTCAAGCGCGTGGCGCGGCAATCGTACCGCCTGGCGCGCCTGGCGGGGCTCGACGAGGAGCGGGCGCAGCTGCTCCAGATGGCGGCCCCCCTGCACGACGTGGGCAAGATCGCGATCCCCGACGCCGTGCTCAACAAGCCGGGACGGCTGACCGACGAGGAGCGGAGCCTGATGATGACCCACGCCGAGCTGGGCCACCAGATCCTGGCGGGGTCGAACCGCGAGGTCTTCCAGACGGCGGCGCTGGTCGCGCTGCAGCACCACGAGAAGTGGGACGGCACGGGCTACCCGCGCGGCCTGCGCGGCGAGGAGATCGACATCTTCGGGCGCATCGTCGGGCTGGTGGACGTGTTCGACGCGCTGCGGCACGAGCGCGCCTACAAGCCCGCCTTCCCGCTCGAGAAGTGCGTGGAGATCCTGAAGCAGGACAGCGGCCGCCACTTCGACCCGCGGCTGGTGGGGCTCTTCCTGGCTCACCTGGACGAGTTCACGTCCGAGTGCGGCGCCGTCGGGGCGCCCACGGCAACGGACGAAGCCGTCGAAGAGCTGCTGGCCGTCTAG
- a CDS encoding manganese efflux pump MntP family protein yields the protein MPAWKVILIAVGLAMDAFAVSVGAGTSGRAPGRRAAFRLAFHFGLFQALMPVLGWWLGTRVAAGLAPVDHWLAFGLLAFIGARMVRGGLAPGDAPRGGDPSRGASLLMLSLATSIDAFAVGLSLAMLQVRIWEPAAVIGLVTALMTWFGHRAGSRLRGALGRGHELGGRLEVAGGVLLILVGLNILVGHLRA from the coding sequence GTGCCGGCCTGGAAAGTGATCCTGATCGCCGTCGGTCTCGCCATGGACGCCTTCGCCGTGAGCGTCGGCGCCGGCACGTCCGGCCGCGCCCCCGGGCGGCGCGCCGCCTTCCGGCTGGCGTTCCATTTCGGGCTGTTCCAGGCGCTGATGCCGGTCCTGGGCTGGTGGCTGGGGACGCGCGTGGCCGCCGGCCTGGCGCCGGTGGACCACTGGCTCGCCTTCGGCCTGCTCGCCTTCATCGGCGCGCGGATGGTGCGCGGCGGGCTCGCTCCCGGCGATGCGCCCCGCGGCGGCGACCCCTCGCGGGGCGCGTCGCTGCTGATGCTGAGCCTGGCGACGAGCATCGACGCCTTCGCCGTGGGGTTGAGCCTGGCCATGCTGCAGGTGAGGATCTGGGAGCCGGCGGCGGTGATCGGCTTGGTGACGGCCCTGATGACCTGGTTCGGTCACCGCGCGGGCAGCCGCCTGCGCGGCGCCCTGGGACGCGGGCACGAACTGGGCGGACGGCTGGAGGTCGCCGGAGGGGTCCTGCTGATCCTGGTCGGCCTGAACATCCTGGTCGGGCACCTGCGCGCCTGA